A genome region from Eremothecium cymbalariae DBVPG#7215 chromosome 4, complete sequence includes the following:
- the SPO11 gene encoding DNA topoisomerase (ATP-hydrolyzing) (similar to Ashbya gossypii ADR025W) encodes MIKLNPSLSDFMISNDTKVGLHMALQGKRARTIQLGPSTPSDRIQNEINMALDFSKNSIQLNNTAIEITVVRGDGKRSRVVYPARCTLAASAAQRAATFLSVMKTIQTRMLKSETTTIRDVYYSNVELYKRQQVVSDWISTFEQCFGVEKSTFRIVAAQKGIISTPVPLKIDNTEIRGTNLIPYITTESAVKCTDWKQVNKVVILEKDAVFHKLARDAQYNKDKILVTGKGYPDHLTRIFLRQLLKVAPAHIQVEAFCDSDPYGIDITLKCCEGVGSPTARRLNYGGIFLHNLLDLGSHNSTTTTVVEGSNLQDISPRDWKMSQRMLQNLTGTEQTLLNDGTRSTIIRELQRQLMFLKKGEMNVVME; translated from the coding sequence ATGATTAAGCTGAACCCATCACTTAGCGATTTCATGATATCAAATGATACAAAAGTAGGCCTCCACATGGCTCTTCAAGGTAAACGAGCGCGAACAATTCAATTGGGGCCATCTACTCCGTCTGATCGTATACAAAATGAAATCAATATGGCACTAGATTTCAGTAAGAACTCAATACAGCTGAATAACACTGCCATTGAGATAACTGTTGTACGTGGGGATGGCAAACGTTCTAGGGTTGTATACCCTGCTCGTTGTACGCTAGCAGCTTCCGCGGCACAGCGAGCAGCTACATTTCTCAGTGTGATGAAAACAATACAAACTAGGATGCTTAAGAGTGAGACGACTACTATTAGGGACGTATACTATTCTAATGTCGAATTATACAAGCGTCAGCAGGTAGTTTCTGATTGGATTAGCACATTTGAACAATGCTTTGGGGTGGAAAAGTCCACATTTAGAATTGTAGCTGCGCAAAAGGGCATAATCTCCACACCGGTACCATTGAAGATCGATAATACGGAGATCAGAGGTACCAACCTAATCCCATATATCACAACTGAGAGTGCAGTGAAGTGTACTGATTGGAAACAGGTAAACAAAGTCGTAATACTCGAAAAGGACGCTGTATTCCACAAACTCGCAAGAGATGCCCAGTATAATAAAGACAAAATACTTGTCACCGGGAAGGGATATCCAGACCATCTTACTAGGATTTTTTTACGTCAGTTGCTAAAAGTTGCACCTGCCCATATACAGGTGGAAGCTTTCTGTGACAGCGATCCATACGGCATCGACATCACGCTGAAATGCTGCGAAGGAGTCGGCTCTCCTACGGCCAGGAGACTTAATTACGGGGGAATTTTCCTGCACAACCTTCTGGATCTTGGCAGCCATAATAGCACTACAACAACAGTTGTTGAGGGCAGTAACCTACAAGATATATCACCCAGAGATTGGAAAATGTCACAGCGCATGTTACAAAACCTAACAGGCACAGAACAAACACTACTCAATGACGGAACCAGATCTACCATTATAAGAGAACTACAAAGACAATTAATGTTTCTCAAAAAGGGTGAAATGAACGTCGTAATGGAATGA
- the ERP4 gene encoding Erp4p (similar to Ashbya gossypii ADR026W): protein MFLPLVFLASLLSTLCAAGSSQPVPVAITLPAFSKECLYYELTSNEDSIVASFQVLTGGNFEIDYKITGPDNAVIVDERQKNHADMLLRSFGLGEYSFCFTNAYGTVLKKVEVNFELAKEDIDDTSEETEDIIALNAIEEISRNLNKITNFQNLLRVREWRNMSTVESTESRLVWLSVLTMGVMVGISILQSLVVQFFFKDRHRNYV, encoded by the coding sequence ATGTTCTTACCCCTAGTATTTTTAGCCTCGTTGCTATCCACATTGTGTGCAGCCGGTTCAAGCCAACCGGTTCCAGTTGCAATTACATTACCTGCGTTTTCCAAGGAATGCCTTTACTACGAGTTAACTTCTAATGAGGATTCGATTGTGGCGTCTTTCCAAGTTTTAACAGGTGGGAACTTTGAGATCGATTACAAGATCACTGGCCCAGACAATGCAGTGATTGTTGATGAAAGGCAAAAGAACCACGCAGATATGCTGTTGAGGTCCTTTGGACTTGGTGAATATTCATTCTGCTTTACAAATGCATATGGAACTGTACTGAAGAAGGTGGAAGTCAACTTCGAATTGGCAAAGGaggatattgatgatactTCTGAAGAAACAGAGGACATTATTGCGCTGAACGccattgaagaaattagcAGAAATTTAAACAAGATCACCAATTTCCAAAACCTCTTGAGGGTAAGAGAATGGAGAAATATGTCTACTGTTGAATCTACAGAATCCAGATTAGTATGGCTATCCGTGTTGACGATGGGCGTTATGGTCGGTATCAGTATTCTTCAATCTCTCGTTGTGcaatttttcttcaaagacAGACATAGAAACTATGTTTAA
- the PET127 gene encoding Pet127p (similar to Ashbya gossypii ADR023C), translating to MTKIIQSNGKASRLFQLRVKCKTVRLKYSTSQNDQFVNNSLDEAIRLSEKLRPKPRQFKKQIIMAPKKKRLTIDLKKQIRVFPFKDPFVGGLTSLRGLSKSKPNRLAHGLERCLFEPMSIVPLKDRRSNIYNFKPFLENIIKLKDFNFDAITGFVPPSLDSRLLELARKHSKKYVSSTSSITGMLSHMHFLLSNFRPLNLEHLTLSFPDVNRKYTRACKGTTSVFLRKLNQEPNDIYSVDPDKSVNREIILSQLGHALESLLTNSECQFSSIYDKSKTKILDEDRSVPDAFNYATCGNFLLRSQLDAFNPHLPGSGIFDLKTRAVAAVRYDLAHVENNGGFTGYQLGQKLGQFESFEREHYDLIRSVMLKYSLQARIGNMDGIFVAYHNISNIFGFQYIPLEQMDYIIHSSYDSKVMDLLKVREPTLRALVGDVDYVKDYRFENFKHKIASSIATAEFNFSMKILDKLISSITSNIPREASTVRLMLKTKMLTTKFTHNDTLTMKKVPVLKVLVNVLSSKQVERMERFALERVLLHGDHETLSKHINDIRIFYNELRDESMLFEVRVGHKLAAASKSIEVDYQHLDLEPELQAKVEDATSKDYYRSTWKHPYFLHPEDVSRWGVKATIVGPLNAKPSVYDELLDEQLEFLNEQCVSLENDVISNSKDPLVIKEKLKKALIGRKERFYDLKTEGPMPLQTILRAFSEKGKSELKQQQNGKDIKMAKKKLWNE from the coding sequence ATGACTAAGATTATTCAAAGTAATGGGAAAGCTTCAAGGTTATTTCAATTGAGGGTTAAATGCAAGACAGTAAGGTTAAAGTATAGTACATCGCAAAATGATCAATTCGTCAACAACTCATTAGATGAAGCAATAAGGTTATCTGAGAAGCTGAGGCCGAAGCCTCGACAATTTAAGAAGCAAATAATCATGGCACCTAAAAAGAAGAGGTTAACTattgatttgaagaaacagataAGGGTGTTTCCTTTTAAAGACCCTTTTGTAGGAGGATTGACTTCATTGAGAGGGTTATCCAAATCTAAACCAAATCGTCTCGCCCATGGATTGGAACGCTGTTTGTTCGAACCAATGTCAATTGTACCACTGAAAGATAGGCGGTCCAATATATACAATTTTAAGCCGTTCTTGGAGAATATAATTAAGCTTAAGgattttaattttgatgCCATTACAGGGTTTGTCCCTCCTTCGTTGGATTCTCGCTTGTTGGAGTTAGCTAGAAAGCATAGTAAGAAGTATGTTTCTTCCACGAGCAGCATAACGGGTATGTTGTCGCATATGCATTTCTTGCTTTCGAATTTTAGACCGTTGAACCTTGAGCACTTGACGTTGTCATTTCCCGATGTCAATCGAAAATATACAAGGGCATGTAAAGGAACCACATCAGTGTTTTTGAGGAAGTTGAATCAAGAGCCAAATGACATTTATTCTGTTGATCCAGACAAGTCAGTGAACAGAGAGATTATTCTTTCACAATTGGGGCATGCCTTGGAGTCTTTGCTTACCAACTCGGAATGTCAGTTTTCTAGTATCTACGACAAGTCAAAAACCAAGattttggatgaagatAGAAGTGTTCCAGATGCTTTCAATTATGCGACATGTGGGAATTTTTTGCTGCGATCACAACTAGATGCATTTAATCCGCACTTACCGGGAAGCGGTATATTTGACCTCAAGACCCGTGCGGTAGCGGCAGTACGATACGATTTGGCGCATGTGGAAAACAATGGTGGTTTTACAGGCTACCAGCTTGGACAGAAGTTGGGCCAATTCGAATCCTTTGAAAGGGAACATTACGATCTGATTAGAAGCGTCATGTTAAAGTATTCCTTACAGGCTCGTATTGGTAATATGGATGGTATCTTCGTTGCCTATCATAATATATCgaatatatttggattcCAGTACATTCCTCTTGAACAGATGGATTATATTATCCATTCTAGTTATGATTCAAAAGTTATGgatttgttgaaggtgAGGGAACCCACTCTAAGAGCGCTTGTTGGCGACGTCGACTATGTTAAGGACTATCGCTTCGAGAACTTTAAACATAAAATTGCATCAAGCATTGCTACTGCAGAATTCAACTTTTCTATGAAAATTCTTGACAAGTTAATATCAAGCATTACTTCTAATATACCTAGAGAAGCATCAACAGTTAggttgatgttgaagacTAAAATGTTAACTACCAAGTTCACACACAATGACACTCTCACCATGAAGAAGGTACCCgttttgaaggttttggTTAATGTCCTAAGCAGCAAACAAGTTGAAAGGATGGAACGCTTTGCATTGGAAAGAGTGCTTTTACATGGTGATCATGAAACGCTAAGCAAACATATCAATGATATTCGAATATTTTACAACGAACTAAGAGATGAATCGATGTTATTCGAAGTCAGGGTGGGCCATAaacttgctgctgcatccAAATCAATTGAAGTAGACTATCAACATTTAGATCTCGAGCCTGAACTGCAAGCGAAAGTTGAAGATGCTACTTCTAAAGATTACTACAGATCGACATGGAAGCACCCATACTTTTTGCATCCAGAGGACGTTTCTCGTTGGGGCGTAAAGGCCACTATCGTTGGACCGTTGAACGCAAAACCGTCGGTTTATGATGAGCTATTAGATGAAcaattggaatttttgaatgaaCAATGTGTATCATTAGAGAATGATGTTATAAGCAATTCTAAAGATCCTTTGGTTATCAAAGAGAAACTAAAGAAAGCCCTAATCGGAAGAAAAGAGCGGTTCTACGACTTGAAGACAGAGGGGCCCATGCCATTACAGACCATTCTGCGAGCTTTCAGTGAGAAAGGTAAATCAgaattaaaacaacaacaaaatgGTAAGGACATTAAAATGGCCAAGAAAAAGCTGTGGAATGAATAG
- the AIM17 gene encoding Aim17p (similar to Ashbya gossypii ADR024W) — translation MYVVSGKQAIGRCLRRFSVPAACSYGINSRRYALSSSVASGVDTEISAKGEVKNNKCILNTMFNRDSTTIVYSYGGGDTVSVAFSNVFLRDSSRSSTSMDPVTGQKLFTTGSLLLNDSSTIPKRVEIVEDGNCVEIGWSDGDTYAYPLEFIHKYAGLEPTKRRSKHRPVLWDKKLLKSNIQDLLSIDYESFMSSDNDSQLYQTLVNLQKYGVSFIANIPDESTTGPDSWYVKKIAERIGHIRHTFYGELFDVVNNPNAENIAYTTFPLPLHMDLLYLDCVPGWQLLHAIKNSSGDGSSGMNYFADAFHAARYVKDTDGDAYDALLHMPINYGYDRDDKRYHQSRPLIEEHDFGEENSLSSQFNELIKCVNYSPPFQKPFTYGIWEKSKGSTVATPHGKLTERFVFKDFQRGLALFHKYINEPANQFRLKLPEGVCVIFNNRRILHARTGFEGERWLKGCYLDNDSVLSRLHYLEEKFGN, via the coding sequence ATGTACGTTGTAAGCGGGAAACAGGCTATTGGCCGTTGCTTGAGGCGGTTTAGTGTACCAGCAGCATGTTCATACGGCATTAATAGTAGAAGGTATGCTTTATCATCTTCGGTGGCAAGTGGAGTTGATACCGAAATATCGGCCAAAGGTGAGGTCAAAAATAACAAGTGTATTTTGAATACTATGTTTAATAGGGATTCCACTACTATTGTTTATAGTTATGGTGGAGGGGATACGGTGAGTGTTGCGTTTAGTAATGTGTTTTTGAGGGATTCATCGCGGTCTTCCACGTCTATGGACCCAGTCACTGGGCAGAAGTTGTTCACTACAGGCTCATTGTTGCTTAACGATAGTTCGACCATCCCTAAACGTGTAGAGATAGTTGAGGATGGTAATTGCGTCGAAATAGGGTGGTCTGATGGAGATACATATGCTTATCCTTTAGAATTCATCCATAAGTATGCGGGGCTAGAGCCTACTAAGCGTAGGTCGAAGCATCGGCCAGTTCTGTGGGATAAGAAGCTGTTGaaatcaaatattcaagATTTGTTGTCTATTGATTATGAGTCATTTATGTCTTCTGATAATGATTCACAGCTTTACCAGACTCTGGTGAACTTGCAAAAATATGGTGTCTCGTTTATTGCTAATATCCCGGATGAATCTACAACAGGTCCAGACTCTTGGTATGTGAAGAAGATAGCGGAACGGATAGGTCATATAAGACATACTTTTTATGGGGAATTATTTGACGTGGTAAATAATCCTAATGCTGAAAACATTGCGTACACTACATTCCCATTGCCGTTACATATGGACCTTTTGTATCTTGACTGCGTCCCCGGTTGGCAATTACTCCATGCAATCAAGAATTCCTCTGGAGATGGTTCATCTGGtatgaattattttgcTGACGCTTTCCATGCGGCAAGATATGTCAAAGATACAGATGGTGATGCCTATGACGCTTTACTTCACATGCCTATTAACTACGGTTACGATCGTGACGATAAGCGGTATCATCAATCAAGGCCATTGATAGAGGAGCATGATTTTGGGGAGGAAAATTCTCTTAGCTCACAGTTCAATGAATTGATCAAGTGTGTGAATTATTCTCCGCCATTCCAAAAGCCCTTTACTTATGGAATATGGGAGAAGTCAAAGGGTTCCACGGTTGCAACACCGCATGGAAAGTTGACAGAGAGATTTGTCTTCAAGGACTTCCAAAGAGGTTTAGCCTTGTTTCATAAATACATTAATGAGCCTGCGAACCAATTTAGACTTAAGTTACCTGAGGGAGTGTGtgtcatcttcaataatagAAGAATTCTTCATGCACGTACGGGCTTCGAGGGTGAGAGGTGGCTCAAGGGATGCTACCTCGACAATGATTCTGTTCTATCGCGGTTACACTACTTAGAGGAGAAGTTTGGAAATTAG